From the genome of Turicibacter faecis, one region includes:
- a CDS encoding sugar transferase gives MQQRIKRIFDFMIALIGIIIASPILLIVAILVRLNLGAPILFRQPRVGLNGEVFEMVKFRTMKDAKDAKGHLLPDDERLTKFGQFLRQSSLDELPELFNVLKGDMSLVGPRPLLVEYLPLYSKEQMRRHEVRPGITGYAQINGRNNISWAQKFELDVYYVDNYRLSLDFKILAQTVGKVLKQSDISQEGHVTVEKFNGAN, from the coding sequence GTGCAACAACGAATTAAGAGGATATTCGACTTTATGATTGCCTTAATAGGGATCATTATTGCTTCACCGATTTTATTAATCGTGGCAATTTTAGTGCGCCTAAACTTAGGAGCGCCGATTTTATTTCGCCAACCTCGTGTTGGGTTAAATGGCGAAGTATTCGAAATGGTGAAGTTTCGAACAATGAAAGATGCCAAAGATGCAAAGGGTCATCTTTTACCGGATGACGAGCGATTAACGAAGTTTGGTCAATTTTTAAGACAAAGTAGTTTAGATGAATTACCTGAATTGTTTAATGTGTTAAAAGGGGATATGAGTTTAGTAGGACCCCGACCACTTCTTGTTGAGTATCTCCCTCTTTACTCAAAAGAGCAGATGCGCCGTCATGAGGTTCGCCCAGGAATTACGGGATACGCTCAAATTAATGGAAGAAATAATATCTCTTGGGCCCAAAAATTTGAATTAGATGTTTATTATGTGGACAACTATCGTTTAAGTCTGGATTTTAAAATTTTAGCGCAAACGGTTGGAAAAGTTCTTAAACAATCGGATATTAGTCAAGAGGGACATGTGACGGTGGAGAAGTTTAATGGAGCAAATTAA
- a CDS encoding polysaccharide biosynthesis protein: protein MGEYISKIPGIKKRGLKRVILVVMDFVLISICYFLAIIFRYYMAGQEVSYIFEIMNVIRGMSLLGIITLILCQWIMKQYQSIWKLAGLEDFTLGTLSFIMGTGINLMTSFLLPVRIPLLVTILAGILAMIACNGARIMWRCLRYYIITQQVFEEGDIQRTLIYGAGMGGSLVANEYRRNPQFGKKIIGFVDDNPEKSGTCIGKIPVFGTGDELEQVLMKYDIDELIIAISQMNKSDLKAITLKAKRLNVAVKTMPGLFELIDGKFNVGMIRDVSVEELLARDSIQLDYEGISDYLEQQVVMVTGGGGSIGSELCRQIAKFHPTQLIIVDIYENNAYDLQNELRRQYPHLNLVTLIASVRERDRLKEIYETYRPDVVFHAAAHKHVPLMEDSPAEAIKNNVVGTLHTAELASEYGVKRFVLISTDKAVNPTNVMGATKRLCEMIIQSLNPTSQTDFVAVRFGNVLGSNGSVVPLFKKQIAKGGPVTLTHKEIVRYFMTIPEAAQLVLQAGGFAQGGEIFVLDMGKPVKIYDLAENLIKLSGYEPHTEIEIQVTGLRPGEKLYEELLMDEEGLTKTDHKKIFIGKPGDFELCTVKKQINELIVATTKGSTELKAKLKEVVPTYREPEHHKINVQLAQSNEEVMNRGIKCATTN, encoded by the coding sequence ATGGGAGAGTATATATCAAAGATTCCCGGTATAAAGAAGCGGGGATTAAAACGTGTAATTTTGGTTGTCATGGATTTTGTGTTGATTTCAATTTGTTATTTTTTAGCGATTATTTTTCGATATTACATGGCCGGTCAAGAAGTGAGTTATATTTTTGAAATTATGAATGTTATAAGAGGAATGAGTCTTTTAGGGATTATTACATTAATTCTCTGTCAATGGATAATGAAACAGTATCAAAGCATCTGGAAATTGGCGGGACTTGAGGATTTTACCCTCGGAACGTTGTCTTTTATTATGGGAACAGGAATTAATTTAATGACCTCTTTCCTTTTGCCCGTTCGCATTCCTTTACTTGTCACTATCTTAGCGGGAATTTTAGCGATGATTGCGTGTAACGGGGCCCGAATTATGTGGCGTTGCCTTCGATATTACATTATCACACAACAAGTGTTTGAGGAGGGGGATATCCAACGGACGTTAATTTATGGAGCCGGAATGGGTGGAAGCCTTGTCGCGAATGAGTATCGTCGTAATCCGCAGTTTGGAAAGAAAATTATTGGTTTTGTGGATGATAATCCTGAAAAAAGTGGGACTTGCATTGGTAAGATTCCCGTATTTGGAACAGGCGATGAATTAGAACAAGTATTGATGAAGTATGATATTGATGAATTAATTATCGCTATTTCACAGATGAATAAGTCGGATTTAAAGGCTATTACATTAAAAGCGAAACGGTTAAATGTAGCGGTTAAGACAATGCCAGGCTTATTTGAATTAATCGATGGAAAGTTTAATGTCGGGATGATTCGTGATGTATCAGTAGAGGAGTTATTAGCTCGTGATTCAATTCAACTGGATTATGAGGGAATTAGTGATTATTTAGAACAACAGGTCGTGATGGTAACCGGTGGTGGAGGATCGATTGGATCGGAGTTGTGTCGTCAGATTGCTAAATTCCATCCAACGCAACTCATTATCGTTGATATTTACGAAAATAATGCATATGATTTACAAAATGAATTACGTCGCCAATATCCGCACTTAAATTTAGTGACGTTGATTGCGTCTGTTCGTGAACGCGACCGTTTGAAAGAAATTTATGAGACGTATCGTCCAGATGTCGTTTTCCATGCCGCTGCGCATAAGCATGTGCCGTTAATGGAAGATAGTCCAGCGGAAGCAATTAAAAATAATGTAGTTGGAACGCTTCATACGGCGGAATTGGCAAGTGAATATGGCGTGAAACGATTTGTTCTGATTTCGACCGATAAGGCGGTAAATCCAACGAACGTCATGGGGGCAACGAAACGATTATGTGAGATGATTATTCAATCGTTAAACCCAACGAGTCAAACGGATTTTGTTGCTGTCCGTTTCGGAAATGTGCTTGGTTCAAATGGATCGGTTGTGCCACTGTTTAAAAAACAGATTGCAAAAGGTGGACCGGTTACGTTAACGCATAAAGAGATTGTCCGTTACTTTATGACGATTCCTGAGGCTGCCCAACTCGTTCTCCAAGCGGGTGGATTTGCCCAAGGAGGAGAAATCTTTGTCCTCGATATGGGAAAACCGGTTAAGATTTATGATTTAGCTGAAAATTTAATTAAATTATCGGGATATGAACCTCACACCGAAATTGAAATTCAGGTGACGGGACTTCGCCCGGGTGAAAAGCTATACGAAGAGCTTTTAATGGACGAGGAAGGCTTAACTAAAACAGACCATAAAAAAATCTTTATCGGTAAGCCAGGAGACTTTGAACTTTGCACAGTAAAAAAACAAATTAATGAGTTGATTGTAGCAACAACAAAGGGAAGCACGGAGTTAAAAGCTAAATTGAAAGAAGTTGTCCCAACTTATCGCGAACCTGAACATCATAAAATAAATGTACAGTTGGCTCAATCGAATGAAGAAGTGATGAATAGGGGGATAAAGTGTGCAACAACGAATTAA
- a CDS encoding acyltransferase family protein: MNSTYQYPRLNLMKFIGAFLVIAIHTHPFFNLSWGLDFFVVNIVGRVAVPFYLITSGFFFYPKVANGMNKTKIRDYVLKLIQLYVVWSLIYLMINFSTYFVGKSPVIALVHVVRNFLFTAIDVHLWYLSAVAVGIIVIVVILRMFDWRVLIGVNVGCILLLLLTQTYAGLIQGTVIASVLALYERLFGGLANSFIMAIPFLTIGMLIRKYELLKKDTPVGGWCLVAFILLVIEQLGVRVLGLATDYTVSLSLLLFSTLFFIEVGRWDQRKPSPLLMKYDAIFRESSLWIYLIHVTFLRLLLVIYQQLGIENPRLITFLLISVASVLSYFFVRRFRGIYQWVMMPTFFQKGQRSR; encoded by the coding sequence ATGAATTCGACGTATCAGTATCCCCGACTTAATTTAATGAAATTTATCGGGGCATTTTTAGTGATTGCTATTCATACCCATCCCTTTTTTAATCTCTCTTGGGGATTGGACTTCTTCGTGGTCAATATTGTGGGGCGAGTAGCTGTTCCTTTTTATTTAATAACAAGCGGGTTTTTCTTCTATCCGAAAGTAGCTAATGGGATGAATAAGACGAAAATTAGAGACTATGTCCTCAAGTTGATTCAATTGTATGTAGTGTGGTCATTGATTTATTTAATGATTAATTTCTCTACTTATTTCGTTGGAAAATCGCCTGTGATTGCTCTCGTTCATGTGGTGCGAAACTTTTTGTTTACGGCCATTGATGTTCACCTATGGTATTTATCGGCTGTTGCTGTTGGAATCATCGTTATCGTCGTGATTTTAAGAATGTTCGATTGGCGCGTATTGATAGGGGTTAATGTGGGATGTATTCTCTTGCTTCTTCTGACACAAACGTATGCGGGCCTTATCCAAGGGACTGTTATCGCTTCGGTTTTAGCACTGTATGAACGTTTATTTGGTGGACTGGCTAATAGCTTTATCATGGCGATTCCTTTTTTAACGATTGGGATGCTTATTAGAAAATATGAGCTTCTGAAGAAGGACACACCAGTTGGAGGATGGTGCCTCGTCGCTTTTATCTTGTTGGTGATTGAACAACTGGGAGTCCGTGTTTTAGGGCTGGCGACGGATTATACTGTTTCTCTTTCCTTGCTTCTTTTTTCGACGCTTTTCTTTATTGAGGTGGGACGCTGGGATCAAAGGAAACCTAGTCCGCTTTTAATGAAGTATGACGCAATTTTTAGAGAGAGTAGTTTATGGATTTATTTAATTCATGTTACATTTTTAAGATTATTACTCGTCATTTATCAGCAACTGGGGATTGAAAATCCAAGGTTAATCACGTTCCTTCTAATTAGTGTGGCGTCGGTCTTGAGTTATTTTTTCGTGCGCCGATTCCGTGGCATTTATCAGTGGGTGATGATGCCCACGTTTTTTCAGAAGGGACAAAGGTCTCGTTAA